In a genomic window of Syngnathus typhle isolate RoL2023-S1 ecotype Sweden linkage group LG4, RoL_Styp_1.0, whole genome shotgun sequence:
- the ankrd11 gene encoding ankyrin repeat domain-containing protein 11 isoform X1, whose protein sequence is MPKGGGSKTPQLDHFPLNTDMVEKQGGKKDKVLSNKTPKLDRSDGVKEMKEKASKRKLPFTTGANGDQKDSDSEKPGPERKRIKKEPTNTRKAGLPFGMGMPGIRAGYPLSERQQVALLMQMTAEESVNSPDTTPKHQSQSSLGQKGTPNSASKTKDKVNKRNERGETRLHRAAIRGEVRRIKELISEGADVNVKDFAGWTALHEACNRGYYDVAKQLLAAGAEVNTKGLDDDTPLHDASNNGHFKVVKLLLRYGGDPRQSNRRGETPLNVANSPTMLNLLLGKGTYTSSEDSSSESSEEEDVPSCAPSSSVDGNNTDSEFEKGLKLKGKTSEAPKSAATPVKDEYEFDEDDEEERVPPVDDKHLLKKDFRKDPVTKANSFISIPKMEVKTYSKSNSLTPKKAVRRIISDSNSSDEDDRTLCYAPAPTPRQQALQTNAKSRETGSLTSKQLKDKSKVKKKRKKESKNNVGKEVRFSKVNDKFCTSDSDCGDMESEDDKGSNSIKESSMMAKESGGGGGGGFNASSHANLNSQKQAPSLAEQHPKQWRTDGWKTVSSPTWSDVSSLSDSVRTRLSSESDYSSTESSVESVKQVKRKGQENKKKNNHVHNSAVEKKNADVYKNADSTVSKTDTDGKVLKKHKVKHKHKSKEKDKAPSLVLNQDMNEKFVKSYSFDFDDSRQKSITVESESQSESKIKLSKHEKDHSKKEERLSKSKSEDKDWPSGKDSHRTSEKEKNKKSKDSAKTNKDERDRPVKSDKERSAKEKPKEDKQKNHKEEKKKKSKEKSRADRKSEQKEEKHLKVDKGGKEDKCKKDKVAKEEPEYESYDVNSRFLNLDDAKLSASDEHHDRWGSEMSSDSSLYGDDSWDAPVKEYKEYKANNAVKLIVETVKEETRRKDKVKDKKSEHADKRPDKDVASKKKDKDCLEKKKDWSDKQKINSAHSVEKEKKRKESTETTGKDKKDSLDNSRDRSYDSLKERKEGKVKQESLRDDYANDAFFKETEPVGKSCDARERNHSGKEKEKKFEAAEKREKTKADKHKEKIKERAAAAADQEKDRSDKMAAEKTAKDKEAERKKDGAKDKHKESHAKDKERKMSSEQSKDKKEKACQDKHNERDKDFSELKREERKPEKIREKTWYKIADIFTDESDDEDDAYNGALSHASDAVRKDSLPDQDQDLDHFPSDKVRKTSSESKHGADKAKEHKEKKKEKAAAAATFDSGRERKGSLEKHNKDKKECVDVKHKERKERTSLDSNQEKKAKQKLLEEKSKNKYKAENNAKERKASKGGGGENEKSLLEKLEEEAMNDYKDDSNDKNSDISSDSFTDRGHDAVVLAGYYDSVALAAADDDRRDSPAVISTPQDKFRERERHRHSSSSSSKKSHDKDKEKVKKEKRDKSEEIRDVYARRESLPFDKEPTPLEADPYTFPYGGGKGDGEDDFDKTLEFEKEMSKKDKAGAVIGDRTKEKKKKEKHKEKIKEERNKHLDAFGSSKHSKEGLKDGPQLSLLKERSKEDSPKFDFKKERNRDASDKDNRLDHAKSKTKDENEKLNPSKDTGRKDGRPREKLLVDGDYQMTSFGQMLSLKDQEIEERHKRHKERMKQMEKLRPKSGDPKLKTKSTEEARKNRAELSSKKSSLAGSLAGGLAGSLAGGLAGSLAGGLTGGLASSLTSPDSNLKEKKPKDVGLPKDAVLPKDAAPPKDAGLPATQMVSPARKFQPATDSHNPKDWLPGHQTKENLPASPRSEHNRPTGVPTPTSVISCPSYEEVMQTPRTPSCSAEDYPDIMLDGLDCQNSSAMTMSMNACSPSFFESRYSQGFQEGTCPTPAKNLQLPLIGRSASSDVRRPLEEDFKMEADKFLRQHHDPSAEFDAASQILEEKSPGAADRLQSLPSPYFSPMGLMEPSHPTADLAMPTLPCTETEHLSDSVYGGYLPKPSTPVHRPDPQEPCFDIAAPPTPAPAALPPLDIDDIAEPHHSEPNLVLSDLPSVIEERDEEEEEEDDEAEDLDLDEPTDEEHCAVHESRPTREVSSFPAQAEEPLRKSWHVESPEEADPEVHRFTPPLPEAGHGENCYEHSMSWNHDVDLKSPHRTYGEIEAAVSKITSPYSHSDSDLQHLPGHPSVTPPYATWNRWHKEEDPEDFDEQKEAVADIPSLDRADGALNDEPNYLNSSSSSTRLESFFQECGKSNIEVPQQMDAEAACEEPGIRQSSHTFCPVVDGHLTLAAAPEPVVPWADPFATDADELDDLGPFSLPDLPLPEKPDVVEHRDSDFADLDKTGQCHIRHTMMDVDDPDLMQVDHSGLLETTCSAQDQRPGEPAAVQDLAVPPSHNAFGQELDPEPQSVPVTIPLAFTQPSVMLESKMPYGGSDESGSDESYSSDASQLHHIQIHPVPAVEPLRLPQDTAAAALDKPEVRREDVSEPLRESSSPDGVLHLPVAAVSPPASLERPEAQETAAKPPVPLAQSADVPKKVDEIPQRITRNRAKNHLSALAPPVSATCSSPSLSVTISPVVTINALPARTPTPNSVLAFSSVKKDKEPSLGISSSPSNSTLTLSVPASLSSSPTVVLSKTSKGRPLPGEEDDPAQTQHPRKRKFPRSTTQQVQVQLVNTAMQQTREMIQQTLAVVVNAIKLDDIEPYHSDRSNPYFEYLQIRKKIEEKRKILCYITPQAPQCYAEYVTYTGSYLLDGKPLSKLHIPVIAPPPSLSEALKELFRQQEAVRGKLRLQHSIEREKLIVSCEQEVLRVHCRAARTIANQAVPFSACTMLLDSEVYNMPSESQGDENKSVRDRFNARQFISWIQDVDDKYDRMKTCLLMRQQHEAAALNAVQRMEWQLKVQELDPAGHKSLCVNEVPSFYVPMVDVNDDFVLLPA, encoded by the exons ATGCCCAAAGGTGGGGGTTCTAAAACCCCCCAGCTGGACCACTTCCCACTTAACACCGACATGGTGGAAAAGCAGGGTGGGAAGAAG GACAAAGTGTTGTCAAATAAGACTCCCAAATTGGATCGCAGCGATGGGGTTAAAGAGATGAAAGAGAAGGCCTCGAAAAGAAAACTGCCGTTCACAACCGGAGCAAATGGAGACCAGAAAGACTCGGACTCAG AGAAACCAGGTCCAGAGCGGAAGCGCATTAAAAAGGAGCCCACAAACACCCGGAAGGCAGGCTTGCCGTTTGGAATGGGGATGCCAGGCATCCGGGCAGGGTACCCCCTCTCCGAGCGGCAGCAGGTGGCCCTGCTCATGCAAATGACTGCCGAGGAGTCCGTAAACAGTCCAG ACACAACACCAAAGCACCAGTCACAGTCCAGTCTAGGTCAGAAGGGAACGCCAAACTCTGCATCCAAAACCAAAGATAAAGTCAATAAAAGAAATGAGAGAGGAGAGACTCGGCTGCACAGGGCGGCCATTCGCGGTGAGGTACGCCGCATTAAGGAGCTCATCAGCGAGGGAGCTGATGTGAATGTAAAGGACTTTGCAG GTTGGACTGCATTGCACGAGGCATGCAACCGGGGATATTACGACGTGGCCAAGCAGCTGCTGGCAGCCGGAGCCGAGGTCAACACCAAGGGTCTGGATGACGACACTCCTCTCCACGATGCGTCCAACAATGGACATTTTAAG GTGGTCAAGCTACTTTTACGGTATGGCGGCGACCCGCGACAAAGTAACCGAAGAGGTGAAACCCCTTTGAATGTTGCCAACTCTCCAACGATGCTGAATCTGCTGCTGGGGAAAGGCACGTACACCTCCAGCGAAGACAGTTCGTCAG AATCTTCCGAAGAGGAAGACGTTCCCTCGTGCGCCCCGTCGAGCTCGGTCGATGGCAATAACACGGACTCCGAGTTTGAGAAGGGCTTGAAGTTAAAAGGGAAGACTTCAGAGGCTCCCAAATCGGCCGCCACGCCCGTCAAAGACGAGTACGAATTTGACGAAGACGACGAGGAGGAGCGGGTCCCCCCCGTGGACGATAAGCATCTCTTGAAAAAAGACTTCCGCAAGGACCCCGTCACCAAGGCCAACAGTTTCATCTCCATCCCCAAGATGGAGGTGAAAACCTATTCCAAAAGCAACTCGCTCACACCAAAGAAAGCCGTCAGGCGCATCATCTCGGACAGCAACAGTTCGGACGAGGACGACAGGACGCTGTGTTACGCGCCGGCGCCGACGCCGCGCCAACAAGCCCTTCAGACCAACGCCAAGAGCAGAGAGACGGGGAGCCTGACTTCCAAACAGCTCAAAGATAAAAGTAAAGtcaaaaagaagaggaagaaggagaGTAAAAACAACGTGGGCAAAGAAGTCCGGTTCAGCAAAGTCAACGACAAATTCTGCACGTCCGATTCCGACTGCGGCGATATGGAGAGCGAAGACGACAAAGGCTCAAACAGCATCAAGGAGTCCTCCATGATGGCAAAAGAgtctggcggcggcggcggcggcggcttcaaCGCGTCCTCGCACGCCAACCTGAACTCGCAGAAACAAGCGCCGTCGTTAGCGGAGCAACACCCCAAGCAGTGGAGGACCGACGGCTGGAAGACGGTGTCGTCTCCCACGTGGTCCGACGTAAGTTCTCTGTCCGATTCCGTCAGGACCCGTCTGTCCAGCGAGTCCGACTACTCTTCCACCGAGTCCAGCGTGGAATCCGTCAAGCAAGTCAAGAGGAAAGGACAagagaacaagaagaagaacaacCACGTGCACAACAGCGCGGTGGAGAAGAAGAACGCCGACGTGTACAAAAACGCCGACAGTACCGTCTCCAAAACGGACACGGACGGCAAGGTGCTGAAGAAGCACAAGGTCAAGCACAAGCACAAAAGCAAAGAGAAGGACAAAGCTCCCAGTCTGGTGCTCAATCAGGACATGAACGAAAAGTTTGTCAAAAGCTACTCCTTCGATTTCGACGACTCCCGGCAAAAGTCCATCACCGTCGAGTCGGAATCGCAATCCGAGAGCAAGATCAAGTTGTCCAAACACGAAAAGGACCATTCCAAGAAGGAAGAAAGGCTCTCCAAAAGCAAGTCGGAAGACAAAGATTGGCCGTCGGGAAAAGACTCGCACAGGACCTCGGAAAAGGAGAAAAACAAGAAatccaaggactcggccaaaacAAACAAGGACGAGCGAGACAGGCCCGTCAAATCGGACAAGGAGCGAAGCGCCAAGGAGAAACCCAAGGAGGACAAACAAAAGAaccacaaagaggagaagaagaaaaagtccaAGGAGAAGTCGCGAGCCGATCGCAAGAGTGAGCAGAAAGAGGAGAAGCATCTCAAGGTGGACAAGGGCGGCAAGGAGGACAAGTGCAAAAAGGACAAAGTCGCCAAGGAGGAGCCCGAGTACGAAAGCTACGACGTCAACAGCCGTTTCCTcaacctggacgacgccaagcTGAGCGCCTCGGACGAGCATCACGACCGTTGGGGCTCCGAGATGTCCTCCGACTCGTCCCTCTACGGAGACGACAGCTGGGACGCCCCCGTCAAGGAGTACAAAGAGTACAAGGCCAACAACGCCGTCAAGCTCATCGTGGAAACGGTCAAGGAGGAGACCAGGCGGAAGGACAAAGTCAAAGACAAGAAATCCGAGCACGCCGACAAAAGACCGGACAAGGACGTCGCGtccaaaaagaaagacaaggacTGTTTGGAAAAGAAGAAGGACTGGTCGGACAAACAGAAAATCAACTCGGCTCACTCTGtggaaaaggagaagaaaaggaaagaatCCACGGAAACGACGGGCAAGGACAAAAAAGACTCCCTGGATAACAGTCGAGATCGCTCGTACGACTCGCTCAAGGAGAGGAAAGAGGGCAAGGTCAAGCAGGAGTCGCTCCGAGACGATTACGCCAACGACGCCTTCTTCAAGGAAACCGAGCCCGTGGGGAAATCGTGCGACGCCCGCGAACGCAATCATTCGGGCAAGGAGAAAGAGAAGAAGTTTGAGGCCGCGGAAAAGCGAGAGAAAACAAAAGCCGACAAGCACAAAGAGAAAATCAAAGAaagggccgccgccgccgccgatcaGGAGAAGGACAGGAGTGACAAAATGGCGGCGGAAAAAACGGCCAAGGACAAGGAAGCCGAGCGCAAGAAGGACGGCGCCAAGGACAAACACAAAGAGTCGCACGCAAAAGACAAAGAGCGGAAAATGTCCTCCGAGCAGAGCAAGGACAAGAAAGAAAAGGCCTGCCAAGACAAACACAACGAGCGAGACAAGGACTTCTCCGAGCTCAAGCGAGAGGAACGCAAGCCCGAGAAGATCCGAGAGAAAACCTGGTACAAAATCGCCGACATCTTCACCGACGAAAGCGACGACGAGGACGACGCCTACAACGGCGCTCTTTCGCACGCTTCCGACGCCGTCAGGAAGGACTCGCTGCCCGATCAGGACCAGGACCTGGATCACTTCCCCTCAGACAAAGTCCGAAAAACGTCTTCGGAGAGCAAACACGGCGCCGACAAGGCCAAAGAGcacaaggagaagaagaaggagaaggccgccgccgccgccacctttgACTCGGGCCGAGAGCGCAAGGGCTCCCTGGAGAAACAcaacaaagacaagaaagaaTGCGTCGACGTCAAACACAAGGAACGGAAAGAGCGGACGTCGCTCGATTCCAACCAGGAGAAGAAAGCCAAGCAGAAGCTCCTGGAGgagaaaagcaaaaacaaatacaaggcGGAGAATAATGCCAAGGAGCGGAAAGCGTCcaagggcggcggcggcgagaacGAAAAGTCCCTCCTGGAGAAGTTGGAAGAAGAAGCCATGAACGACTACAAGGACGACTCCAATGACAAGAACAGCGACATTTCCTCCGACAGTTTCACCGACCGAGGCCACGACGCCGTGGTCCTGGCCGGCTACTACGACTCCGTCGCCCTCGCCGCCGCCGACGACGACAGGAGGGACTCTCCGGCCGTCATAAGCACGCCCCAGGACAAGTTCCGAGAGAGAGAACGACACCGccattcctcctcctcgtcttccaaGAAAAGCCACGACAAAGACAAAGAGAAGGTCAAGAAGGAGAAGCGCGACAAGAGCGAAGAAATCCGAGACGTGTACGCCCGCCGCGAGAGCTTGCCCTTCGACAAAGAGCCCACGCCCCTGGAGGCCGACCCGTACACCTTCCCGTACGGCGGCGGCAAAGGCGACGGCGAAGACGACTTTGACAAGACCTTGGAGTTTGAAAAGGAGATGTCCAAGAAGGACAAAGCCGGCGCCGTCATCGGCGACAGAacaaaggagaagaagaaaaaggagaagcaCAAGGAGAAAATCAAGGAGGAGCGCAACAAGCACCTTGACGCCTTTGGCTCGTCCAAGCACTCCAAAGAAGGATTGAAGGACGGCCCTCAGCTTAGCCTTCTCAAAGAGAGATCGAAAGAAGACAGCCCCAAATTCGACTTCAAAAAGGAGCGCAACCGCGACGCCTCGGACAAAGACAACCGCTTGGATCACGCAAAGTCCAAAACGAAAGATGAAAACGAAAAGCTCAACCCGTCCAAAGACACGGGACGAAAAGACGGCCGCCCGCGGGAGAAACTCCTGGTGGACGGCGACTACCAAATGACCAGTTTTGGTCAGATGTTGAGTCTGAAAGACCAAGAAATCGAGGAGCGTCACAAGAGGCATAAAGAGAGGATGAAACAAATGGAGAAGCTCCGGCCCAAGTCGGGAGACCCCAAACTCAAAACCAAGTCCACCGAAGAAGCCCGCAAAAACCGCGCTGAGCTCTCCTCCAAGAAATCCAGCCTGGCCGGCAGCCTGGCCGGCGGCCTGGCCGGCAGCCTGGCCGGCGGCCTGGCCGGCAGCCTGGCCGGCGGCCTGACCGGCGGCCTGGCCAGCAGCCTGACCAGCCCGGACTCCAACCTCAAAGAGAAGAAGCCGAAGGACGTCGGGCTGCCCAAGGACGCCGTCCTGCCCAAGGACGCCGCTCCGCCCAAGGACGCCGGCCTGCCGGCGACGCAGATGGTGTCCCCCGCTCGCAAGTTCCAACCGGCGACGGACAGCCACAACCCCAAGGACTGGCTGCCCGGACATCAAACGAAAGAGAACCTGCCCGCCTCGCCCCGCTCGGAACACAACAGGCCCACGGGCGTGCCCACGCCCACCTCCGTCATCTCTTGCCCCAGTTACGAGGAAGTCATGCAGACTCCCCGCACGCCGTCTTGCAGCGCCGAAGATTACCCCGACATCATGCTGGACGGGCTGGACTGCCAGAACTCCTCGGCCATGACCATGTCCATGAATGCGTGTTCGCCGTCCTTCTTTGAGAG CAGGTACTCGCAAGGTTTCCAGGAAGGCACTTGCCCCACCCCGGCCAAGAATCTCCAGCTGCCGCTCATCGGTCGTTCGGCCTCCTCGGACGTCCGCAGACCTCTGGAAGAAGACTTCAAAATGGAGGCCGACAAGTTCCTCCGGCAGCATCACGACCCGTCGGCCGAATTCGACGCCGCCTCGCAAATTCTGGAAGAGAAATCGCCCGGCGCCGCCGATCGACTCCAGAGCTTGCCCTCGCCGTATTTCTCTCCCATGGGGTTGATGGAGCCGAGCCACCCGACGGCCGACCTGGCCATGCCGACGCTGCCTTGCACGGAGACGGAGCATCTCTCCGATAGCGTTTACGGCGGCTACTTGCCCAAGCCGTCCACGCCGGTGCACCGGCCCGATCCGCAGGAGCCCTGCTTCGACATCGCCGCGCCGCCCACGCCGGCGCCCGCCGCGCTGCCTCCGCTCGACATCGACGACATAGCGGAACCTCACCACAGCGAGCCCAACTTGGTCCTCTCGGACCTCCCGTCCGTCATTGAGGAAAgggacgaggaagaggaggaggaggacgacgaagcGGAAGACCTGGACTTAGACGAACCCACGGACGAGGAGCATTGCGCCGTGCACGAGAGCCGGCCGACGCGGGAGGTGTCTTCCTTCCCCGCTCAAGCTGAGGAGCCTCTGCGAAAGAGCTGGCACGTCGAGTCGCCGGAAGAAGCGGATCCAGAGGTCCACCGTTTCACTCCGCCGCTTCCCGAAGCCGGCCACGGGGAGAACTGTTACGAGCACAGCATGAGTTGGAACCACGACGTGGACCTTAAATCTCCCCATCGGACGTACGGGGAGATCGAAGCGGCCGTCTCCAAGATCACCAGCCCCTATTCTCACTCGGACAGCGATCTGCAGCACTTGCCCGGACACCCGTCCGTCACGCCTCCGTACGCCACCTGGAATCGGTGGCACAAGGAAGAAGACCCCGAGGATTTTGATGAGCAGAAGGAGGCCGTGGCCGACATTCCTTCTCTGGACAGAGCCGACGGCGCTCTGAACGACGAGCCCAATTATTTGAAttcgtcctcatcctccaccaGACTGGAGTCTTTCTTCCAGGAGTGCGGCAAATCCAATATTGAGGTTCCCCAGCAGATGGACGCGGAAGCGGCGTGCGAGGAGCCCGGCATCAGGCAGAGCTCGCATACCTTCTGCCCCGTCGTCGACGGGCACCTGACTTTGGCCGCTGCGCCCGAGCCGGTCGTGCCTTGGGCGGATCCTTTCGCCACCGATGCGGATGAGCTAGATGACCTCGGACCCTTCTCCTTGCCTGACCTCCCGCTGCCGGAAAAGCCCGACGTCGTCGAGCACCGGGACTCGGATTTTGCCGACCTGGACAAGACCGGACAATGTCACATTCGTCATACGATGATGGACGTCGACGACCCGGACTTGATGCAGGTAGACCATTCGGGTCTTCTGGAGACCACGTGCTCCGCTCAAGACCAAAGGCCGGGGGAACCCGCCGCCGTGCAAGACTTAGCGGTCCCGCCGTCTCACAACGCCTTTGGGCAAGAGTTGGACCCGGAGCCTCAGAGCGTCCCGGTCACCATCCCTCTGGCTTTTACGCAACCCAGCGTCATGTTGGAAAGCAAAATGCCGTACGGAGGCTCCGACGAGTCGGGATCCGACGAGTCGTATTCGTCCGACGCCAGCCAGCTCCATCACATCCAGATTCACCCCGTGCCGGCCGTCGAGCCTTTGCGCTTGCCGCaagacaccgcggcggcggcgctcgacAAGCCGGAGGTGAGGCGGGAGGACGTATCGGAGCCCCTGAGGGAATCTTCATCACCCGACGGGGTTCTTCACCTCCCGGTGGCCGCCGTTAGCCCTCCCGCTTCCCTGGAGCGGCCGGAGGCTCAAGAGACGGCCGCCAAGCCGCCGGTCCCGCTAGCCCAGAGCGCAGATGTCCCCAAAAAGGTGGATGAAATCCCTCAGAGGATAACGCGCAACCGGGCCAAGAACCACCTGTCTGCGCTGGCTCCTCCCGTGAGCGCAACGTGTTCCAGCCCCTCCCTGTCCGTGACCATCAGTCCGGTGGTGACCATCAACGCTCTCCCTGCCAGAACGCCGACTCCCAATTCGGTGTTGGCCTTTTCGTCggtgaaaaaagacaaagagcCGTCGCTCGGCATCTCGTCCAGTCCGTCCAACTCCACTCTGACGCTGTCCGTACCCGCTTCTTTGAGCTCCTCGCCCACGGTGGTTCTGAGCAAAACCAGTAAAGGCCGTCCGCTCCCAGGGGAGGAAGACGACCCCGCTCAGACCCAGCACCCGCGCAAGAGGAAGTTCCCCCGTTCCACCACGCAGCAGGTGCAAGTGCAGCTGGTGAACACGGCCATGCAGCAGACCCGCGAGATGATCCAGCAGACGCTGGCCGTCGTCGTCAACGCCATCAAGTTGGACGACATCGAGCCTTACCACAGTGACCGGTCCAACCCGTACTTTGAGTATCTGCAGATCAGGAAGAAGATTGAGGAAAAGAGGAAAATTTTGTGCTACATCACTCCACAGGCCCCTCAGTGCTACGCCGAGTATGTGACCTACACCGGCTCCTACCTGCTGGACGGCAAGCCCCTCAGCAAGCTTCATATCCCGGTG ATCGCGCCGCCGCCGTCCTTGTCTGAGGCTTTGAAAGAGCTCTTCAGGCAGCAGGAGGCCGTGAGAGGAAAGCTGCGCTTGCAGCACAGCATCGAACGG GAGAAGCTGATCGTCTCCTGCGAGCAGGAAGTGTTGCGAGTCCACTGCAGAGCGGCGAGGACCATCGCCAATCAGGCCGTGCCGTTCAGCGCCTGCACCATGCTTTTGGACTCGGAAGTGTACAACATGCCTTCGGAGAGCCAG GGCGACGAGAACAAATCGGTGAGGGATCGCTTCAACGCGCGCCAGTTCATCTCCTGGATTCAGGACGTGGACGATAAATACGACCGCATGAAG acgTGCCTGTTGATGCGGCAACAGCACGAGGCGGCGGCCCTCAACGCCGTGCAAAGGATGGAATGGCAGTTGAAGGTCCAGGAATTGGATCCCGCCGGGCATAAGTCGCTGTGCGTCAACGAAGTGCCGTCCTTCTACGTTCCGATGGTTGACGTCAACGACGACTTTGTCCTCCTGCCGGCGTga